The genomic segment ACTTCTTCACCAACGGCTCGGCTGAGTTGTTCGACTGCGCCGGCCAGGGCCGCATCGATGCGTTCTTCCTCGGCGGCGGTCAGATCGACGGCCAGGGCAATATCAACCTGGTCGGCACCGGCGACTATCCGCAGACGCAGGTGCGCTGGCCGGGCTCGTTCGGATCGGCCTATCTGTACTACGTCGTGCCGCGCGTGATCCTGTTCCGCGAGGAGCACACCCCGCGCGCGATGGTCGAGAAGGTGGATTTCATCAGCGCGCCCGGCCTCAGTGACGAAGGCGTCTATCGCCCCGGCGGCCCGATCGCGCTGCTGACCAGCAAGGCGCTGTTCCGTTTCGACAAGGACCGCCGCGGCTTCGAACTCGAGAGCGTGCATCCCGGCTACGACCTCGCCGCCATCAAGGAGGCGACTGGCTTCAAGTTCGCGCATGACGATGTGCCGGCGCAGACTGCACTCCCCGATCCGCAGGTCCTGAAGCTGCTGCGCGAGCGCGTGTACGACGAAGTGGCCGAGACCTATCCGGACTTCGCCGCCCAGATGCGGCGCGAGATCGCCCAGCCGCTGCCGCGTGCGTCCTAAGCCGACCGGCCACAATCCCACGGAGACGGCGCGTGAGTGAGATCAAGCGAATCCCGCACTGCAGCCATTGGGGCGCCTATACGCTGCTGGTGCAGGACGGGAGCATCGTCGGCGTCGAGCCGTTCGCGCACGATCCCGCCCCGTCACCGATCATTCACTCGGTGCCGGAGTGGGCCAATCCCAAGCGCCGGGTACCGAGCCCGCTGGTACGCGCTGGCTGGCTGGAGAAACGAGAGCACAGCGACCGGCGCAAGCGCGGCGCCGAGAAGTTCGTTCCCGTCAGCTGGGACGAAGCGACCACGCTGGTCGCGGATGAAATCCGCCGCGTCTCGACCACCTACGGCAACGCCTCGATCTTCGCCGGCTCCTATGGCTGGACCAATTCGGGCCGGCTGCATCACGCCTCATCGCTTTTGAAGCGGATGCTGAATCTGGTCGGCGGCTTCACCCGACACGTCGACACCTATTCGATCGCTGCTGGTCCCGTGATCCTGCGCCACACGCTCGGCAGCTCCGATGCCTGCGACGGCCGCGCCAATACGCTCGACACCATCGCCGAACACACCGAGACGCTTGTGGTGTTCGGCGCGCTGTCGCCGCGCACCGCGCAGACAGAAGCCGGCGGCATCGGCGTGCACCGTGTCGAATCCTATCTGCGCAAGATCGCCGATCGCGGCATCCGCATCGTCCACGTCTCGCCACTGAAGGACGACCTGCCCGAATGGGTCGGCGCCGAATGGTGGCCGATCCGCCCGAACACCGACGCGGCGCTGATGCTCGGCCTCGCTGGCGAGATCGTGCTGGCGGGCCGGCACGCCC from the Rhodopseudomonas palustris genome contains:
- a CDS encoding CoA transferase, translating into MTDIHPREILICTIAKLLDGVRHVAVGASSPIPASGAMLLRALKQKAGETGPRISILGSVEHNFFTNGSAELFDCAGQGRIDAFFLGGGQIDGQGNINLVGTGDYPQTQVRWPGSFGSAYLYYVVPRVILFREEHTPRAMVEKVDFISAPGLSDEGVYRPGGPIALLTSKALFRFDKDRRGFELESVHPGYDLAAIKEATGFKFAHDDVPAQTALPDPQVLKLLRERVYDEVAETYPDFAAQMRREIAQPLPRAS